In Clupea harengus chromosome 1, Ch_v2.0.2, whole genome shotgun sequence, one DNA window encodes the following:
- the LOC105898612 gene encoding polyunsaturated fatty acid lipoxygenase ALOX15B-like, translating into MFLIAEFVRQHWQEDEFFGYQFLNSLNPMTIEQCSELPKNFPVTDDMVRSYLPGGSSLKKEMENGNIFLCDYKDLNSVVGKGNVIHDRQQYLAAPLCLLYKTSDEKLLPVAIQLKQEPGEENPIFLPLDNQDWLLAKLFVRNAEFNVHELNYHLLRTHLLAEVFFMATVRQLPSAHPLFKLLVLHFRYTLQINILARDQLMSEETFFSEHTGIGLVGSTVFLRKALATLTYRSLCLPENIKARGLEEMPNYYYRDDGLKLWNIIHEYVEGVLGYYYTSDDYIQRDTELQLWIKDIFEKAFLERQSSGIPQSFTSLEELIKFATMIIFTASVQHAAVNNGQFDFGGWMPNYPSSLRRPPPSSKGQAKEGDVLETLPDIGTTVHTMTALYLLSQKSSDHYSLGNCPEQLFTERRPLELTDDFRRKLEVLSYDIKARNVGLPLPYTYLDPENIENSVAI; encoded by the exons ATGTTTCTCATTGCAGAGTTTGTGCGACAGCACTGGCAAGAGGATGAATTCTTTGGCTATCAGTTTCTCAATAGCCTTAACCCAATGACGATTGAACAATGTTCAGAACTTCCAAAGAACTTTCCGGTCACTGATGATATGGTCAGATCCTACCTACCAGGTGGTAGCTCTctgaagaaagagatggag AATGGTAACATTTTCCTGTGTGACTACAAGGACTTGAACTCTGTGGTAGGAAAGGGAAATGTCATCCATGACCGTCAGCAGTATCTGgctgctcctctctgtctgctctaCAAGACCTCGGATGAAAAGCTCCTCCCCGTCGCCATACAG CTGAAACAGGAGCCAGGGGAAGAAAACCCCATATTCCTCCCCTTGGATAACCAAGACTGGCTCTTGGCCAAACTTTTTGTGAGAAATGCTGAATTCAATGTGCATGAGCTAAACTACCATTTGCTTCGTACTCACTTGCTGGCTGAAGTCTTTTTCATGGCAACTGTGAGGCAACTTCCCTCAGCACACCCACTATTCAAG CTCCTGGTCCTCCATTTCCGCTACACTTTACAAATCAATATCTTGGCCCGAGACCAGCTCATGTCTGAGGAAACCTTTTTCTCTGAG CACACAGGGATTGGGTTAGTTGGTTCGACGGTGTTTTTGAGGAAAGCTTTAGCAACCCTGACATACCGCTCCTTATGTTTACCAGAGAACATCAAAGCACGTGGTCTAGAGGAGATGCCAAACTACTACTACAGAGATGATGGCCTCAAACTGTGGAACATCATCCATGA GTATGTTGAAGGAGTGTTGGGGTACTACTACACCTCTGATGATTACAtccagagagacactgagctaCAGCTCTGGAtcaaagacatttttgaaaaggcTTTTCTTGAAAGACAAAGCTCAG GGATACCACAGAGTTTCACTTCTTTGGAAGAGCTCATCAAGTTTGCCACCATGATCATTTTCACTGCATCTGTCCAGCATGCTGCCGTCAACAATGGACAG TTTGACTTTGGTGGTTGGATGCCCAACTATCCCAGTTCCTTAAGACGTCCTCCTCCCTCCAGTAAGGGTCAAGCCAAAGAAGGTGATGTCTTGGAGACACTGCCAGACATTGGCACCACAGTGCACACAATGACTGCTCTGTACCTGCTTAGCCAGAAGTCCTCCGACCAT TACAGCCTTGGTAATTGTCCTGAGCAGCTATTCACGGAGCGGAGGCCACTGGAATTGACTGATGATTTCAGAAGAAAGCTTGAGGTCCTCAGCTACGACATCAAAGCCAGGAATGTTGGTCTTCCTTTGCCATACACCTATCTAGACCCAGAGAACATCGAAAACAGTGTTGCCATTTAA
- the LOC116223670 gene encoding CD209 antigen-like, which yields MDLGGHLVVIDSEEEQKFISGFERRVWIGALKTEGAWKWVDGKVLGYAGYWAEGEPNNMGGEEDCVENKFMGDPKRTWNDGTCNLLRLYICEKAM from the exons ATGGATCTAGGGGGGCATCTGGTGGTCATTGACAGTGAGGAGGAACAG AAATTCATCTCAGGATTTGAGAGGAGAGTTTGGATTGGTGCTTTGAAGACAGAGGGAGCCTGGAAATGGGTAGATGGCAAAGTCCTGGGTTATGCAGG GTACTGGGCTGAGGGAGAACCAAATAACATGGGCGGAGAGGAAGACTGTGTAGAGAACAAATTTATGGGTGACCCTAAGAGAACCTGGAATGACGGCACTTGCAATTTGTTACGTTTATATATTTGTGAGAAAGCAATGTGA